The DNA region CCTATCCCAAAGCCGCTGACAGACGCAGTTGAGAACCCCGCCCCCTTTATCGGTATGCTTATACAAGGTGAAGGTGTGATTACAGGCCTTGGTACGATTTTCAATGGTAAATACTTTATGCTTTCGCCGGATGAGAGTGACAGCGAGCTGATGATATATGTTTCGAACTTTCACCGGATGTATTCCGAATTTAATTTTGATGTATTGAGTGCAGGAGACAGGGTTTCGGTGAAAGGCGTAATGTCCGAACACAGTCCCGACTTCCCGGACAACCGTACCCATAAACTATTCCTCAGCACACCGGATGACTTACAGTACTTAGGTCTTCCAGTATACTATGTTCGTCTGATTTTTGGTGGCGCAGTAGTTTTCGGCTTGATTATTCTCGTTTGGGTACTGATTCTTCGCAAACGTGTTGACTCGAAAACCAAAAAAATACAGCTCTCATTAAAACAGAAAGAGTTGCTGCTGAAAGAAATTCATCACCGGGTAAAAAACAGTCTGTCCATTGTTTCCGGTTTGATTGAGATTCAAAGGTCAAGTACCGAAAACCGTGAAGCCGATTATGTGCTGCAGGACAGTCAGAACCGGATTCAGTCCATCGCCCTGATTCACGATAAACTCTATAAAACAGAATCCCTTTCGGATATCGACCTGGACCTTTACATCAAAGACCTTGTTGAGTCGATTCACGGAACGTTTACAGAGTATAATGATGCAGTTACGCTACAATTCGACCTCGATACCATCAAGCTGGATACCGATCGCGCAGTTTATTGCGGGTTACTCCTGAATGAGTTGATTGTAAATGCTTATAAATATGCATTTAACAAGAACACCCAGGGCAAGCTCTCCATTACTCTAAAAAAGCTTGATAAAAAACTACTG from Rhodohalobacter sp. SW132 includes:
- a CDS encoding sensor histidine kinase, which produces MNLFARVTLLFLILLLFQSESHGQVNADSLWSFSTIRSDTDGDSVLDYKGYEVTTSGIINIDSGLLHESYLQTFIQNDSTGMSIFGMRIDTPVAAGDSIIVRGTIDRYYGLAEVRVDSYEVFPNVRQPIPKPLTDAVENPAPFIGMLIQGEGVITGLGTIFNGKYFMLSPDESDSELMIYVSNFHRMYSEFNFDVLSAGDRVSVKGVMSEHSPDFPDNRTHKLFLSTPDDLQYLGLPVYYVRLIFGGAVVFGLIILVWVLILRKRVDSKTKKIQLSLKQKELLLKEIHHRVKNSLSIVSGLIEIQRSSTENREADYVLQDSQNRIQSIALIHDKLYKTESLSDIDLDLYIKDLVESIHGTFTEYNDAVTLQFDLDTIKLDTDRAVYCGLLLNELIVNAYKYAFNKNTQGKLSITLKKLDKKLLLKVSDNGPGLPVDFNPQNEDSLGTMLINSFATQLNAEMEISESPGGGTSFEFRIPYQVNGT